The following are encoded together in the Triticum dicoccoides isolate Atlit2015 ecotype Zavitan chromosome 6B, WEW_v2.0, whole genome shotgun sequence genome:
- the LOC119323465 gene encoding sphinganine C4-monooxygenase 1-like, with the protein MPIGVSDELLGTFVPIAVYWLYSGLYVALDGVERLDSYRLHPRGEEAARNVVSRGAVVRGVLVQQAFQVVVALTLFAVIGDESGIAPKQPSAVVIVLQFIIAMFVMDTWQYFMHRYMHINKFLYKHIHSKHHTLVVPYSFGALYNHPLEGLILDTIGGALSFLLSGMTPRTSIFFFSFATIKTVDDHCGLWLPGNILHALFNNNTAYHDIHHQLYGNKYNFSQPFFVLWDKILGTYMPYSLEHRKGGGFESRPVKPVEQTKAD; encoded by the exons ATGCCGATTGGGGTGTCGGACGAGCTGCTCGGCACGTTCGTGCCGATCGCCGTCTACTGGCTCTACTCGGGGCTCTACGTCGCGCTGGACGGCGTGGAGCGCCTCGACTCGTACCGCCTGCACCCCAggggcgaggaggccgccaggaaCGTCGTCTCCAGGGGCGCCGTCGTCAGGGGCGTCCTCGTCCAGCAGGCCTTCCAGGTCGTCGTCGCGCTCACGCTCTTCGCG GTTATTGGCGATGAGAGTGGTATTGCACCGAAGCAGCCTTCTGCTGTGGTGATAGTGCTGCAATTTATCATCGCGATGTTTGTCATGGACACATGGCAGTACTTCATGCACAGATACATGCACATCAACAAGTTTCTGTATAAGCACATCCATTCCAAGCACCACACTCTTGTAGTCCCTTATTCCTTCGGGGCTCTTTACAATCATCCTCTCGAGGGCCTTATTCTGGACACCATCGGCGGTGCTCTCTCATTTCTCCTCTCTGGTATGACTCCACGAACATCCATATTCTTTTTCTCGTTTGCGACCATCAAGACAGTGGATGACCACTGCGGGCTGTGGCTTCCCGGTAACATCCTCCATGCGTTGTTCAACAACAACACTGCTTACCATGACATCCACCACCAGCTCTATGGCAACAAATACAACTTTTCGCAACCTTTCTTTGTCCTCTGGGACAAGATACTCGGGACATACATGCCATACTCTCTCGAGCACCGGAAAGGAGGAGGGTTTGAGTCCCGGCCAGTCAAACCAGTAGAGCAGACCAAGGCTGATTAA